A single window of Anaerocolumna chitinilytica DNA harbors:
- a CDS encoding DegV family protein, whose amino-acid sequence MRDFCIITDGTADLTQEMIERLGIISIPMGFEVEGKAYIHYPDARELASHEFYEKLKQGSKSVTSLINTDTFLSVFEPIIKEGKDILYIAFSSALSGTYNSSLIAKEDLEEKYPEAKIICFDSKCASVGEGLCVYTAAQLKQEGYTIEELKNWLEKNILNICHWFTVDDLFHLKRGGRVSALSAGIGTALNIKPVLHVDEEGRLIPMEKVRGRKKSIQALFSHMEASVTAPEEQVIFIGHGDAKEDAEYLAELIKAKYPVKDVIINYIGPVVGTHSGPGTIALFFFGTGR is encoded by the coding sequence ATGAGGGATTTTTGTATCATAACGGACGGTACAGCGGATCTGACACAGGAGATGATAGAAAGACTTGGAATCATCTCTATACCGATGGGGTTTGAGGTTGAAGGAAAAGCGTATATTCATTATCCGGACGCCAGGGAATTGGCTTCCCATGAGTTTTATGAAAAACTTAAGCAAGGAAGTAAGTCAGTAACTTCGCTTATTAATACAGACACTTTCTTATCAGTATTTGAACCGATTATAAAAGAAGGCAAAGATATCTTATACATTGCATTTTCCTCTGCCCTTAGTGGAACCTATAATTCCTCATTGATTGCAAAAGAAGATTTGGAAGAAAAATATCCGGAGGCAAAAATCATATGTTTTGATTCCAAATGTGCATCTGTGGGAGAAGGACTTTGTGTTTATACAGCTGCCCAGCTAAAACAGGAAGGGTATACCATAGAGGAATTAAAGAATTGGCTGGAAAAAAACATACTAAATATCTGTCATTGGTTTACAGTGGATGACTTGTTTCATCTTAAAAGAGGCGGAAGAGTCAGCGCACTTAGCGCAGGAATCGGTACAGCACTTAACATTAAACCGGTTCTGCATGTTGATGAGGAAGGACGCCTGATTCCAATGGAAAAGGTAAGAGGTAGAAAAAAATCAATCCAGGCACTTTTTAGTCATATGGAAGCTTCTGTCACAGCTCCGGAAGAACAGGTTATCTTCATAGGTCACGGCGATGCAAAAGAAGATGCAGAGTATCTTGCAGAATTAATAAAAGCAAAATATCCGGTAAAGGATGTGATTATTAATTATATCGGTCCGGTGGTTGGCACCCATTCAGGGCCCGGAACGATAGCATTATTCTTTTTTGGTACTGGTAGGTAA